A portion of the Salmo trutta chromosome 1, fSalTru1.1, whole genome shotgun sequence genome contains these proteins:
- the LOC115203649 gene encoding cytochrome c oxidase subunit 6A, mitochondrial gives MASPASMAARRVLAAASHAGHEGGSARTWKILSFVLALPGVAVCIANAYMKMQQHSHEPPEFVAYSHLRIRTKKWPWGDGNHSLFHNPHENALPEGYEGSRH, from the exons ATGGCGTCTCCTGCATCGATGGCGGCCCGCAGGGTATTAGCTGCTGCATCACACGCAGGCCATGAGGGAGGATCAG CTAGGACCTGGAAGATCCTGTCGTTTGTGTTGGCCCTACCTGGTGTGGCCGTCTGCATCGCCAACGCCTACATGAAGATGCAGCAGCACTCCCATGAACCCCCTGAGTTTGTGGCCTACTCACACCTTCGCATCCGCACCAAG AAATGGCCCTGGGGTGACGGCAACCACTCTCTCTTCCACAACCCTCATGAAAATGCTCTTCCTGAGGGTTATGAGGGCTCCCGCCACTAA